Part of the Catalinimonas alkaloidigena genome is shown below.
TCTTGATGTATTTGAGCATGAGCCTCTGCCTATTAACTCCCCACTCAGGAGTATGGATAACTGTATATTATCCTCTCATAATGTGAATGCCAGTCCTAAGTACTGGAATAAAGTACATAGAAACACACTGGATATGTTATACGAAGGATTAGGAATCAAATGAAGAAAGTAGTAGTCGTAACAGGATGTAATGGCGGCATTGGAAGTGCCAGCTGTACCAAATTTAAATCTGAGGGCTGGATGGTTATAGGTATTGATGTTCGTAAAGTAGAGAATCAGGCCGGATTAGATAGGTTTATTCAGGCAGATATTGTGGATGTTGACCAGATCAATACTTTAGCTCAATCCATACAGAAACAGGAAGGTAGAGTAGATGCAATTGTAAACAATGCTGCTCTTCAGGTTTGCAAGCCGTTTCAGGAGACGAAAGTGGAAGAGTGGGATCAGGTGATTAATGTTAATATGCGTGCCCCTTTCTTTTTAGTAAGCGCTTTGTATGACCTGCTAAAGGAAAATAAAGGAGCTGTTGTCAATGTAAGCTCAGTACATGCGATAGCTACTTCTAAAAATATATTGGCTTATGCAGCTAGTAAAGGAGGATTAACAACATTAACGCGTTCTCTTGCGGTAGAATGTGCAGATGATGGGGTGAGAGTCAATGCAGTATTACCAGGAGCAGTTGACACAACTATGTTGAGAGATGGACTAAAAAGAGGGCATGTAAAAGGAAGTTCTGAAGATTCCCTGGTAAGAGCTTTAGGCTTAAAGCACCTGATAGGTAGAGTAGGACAACCAGAAGAAATAGCTGAAGCAATATATTATTTAGCTGATAGTAGCAAATCTTCCTTTATTACTGGTCAGTGTATTACCATTGATGGTGGAGCCACGATTAAATTAAGTACTGAATAAATAAGGTAGCGCAGGATATGAAATTATTTTCTCCAAAAAAAGAATGGTATGTACTTAAAGATGCTATTCAAAACTACAGGGAAAATCGTTATAAGCCTCTGGATTATTATATCTGGAAAAATCAATACGCAGAACGATTAAAAAGATTCAAAGATATTCACAAAGGAGAAGACTGTTTCATTATTGGCAATGGGCCTTCTTTAAATAAGATAGACATAGAAAAGCTGAATGATTATTACACCTTTGGGCTGAATAAAATATACCTGATTAATAAAAATAAAAATTTAAAAATTGACTATTTAGCTTCTATCAATCCCTATGTAATTGAGCAAAGTATAGAACAGTTTAAGTCAATGGATCTAGAGGTATTTTTATCTTTACAATCTTGTATTGAGAAGGAGCTTAAAATTGAGAGTGGAATAAATTATCTTAATATAAAAAGAGGGATTCAATTTTCAAGGGATTGTAGTACACATGTTGGTGCAGGGCATACTGTAACCTTTACTGCTATGCAGTTGGCATATTATATGGGGTTCAAAAGAGTTTTTTTAGTAGGTATTGACCATAATTTCTTTCAGACTGGAAAGCCTAATGAGGAGCAAGTATTAACGGGAGATGATATTAATCATTTTGATAATAATTATTTTAGTGGTCAAAAATGGCAATTAGCTGACCTAGAAGGAAGTGAAGCTGCATATTCACTTGCAAAGTATTATTTTAATAAAGATGAAAAACAAATAATTGATGCTACATATGAAGGTAAATTAACCATCTTCCCCAAAATATCATATCATGAAGCTCTAACAATGGCTAATAAGAAACTAAAATAGTGATAGAAAAAGCTTTATTTTTTAATTTCTTTCAAAAAAAATTAACTTTTCTGCTTCACACTATATACACTCTTTTAGGTAGGAACCAAAAAATTTCTATCCTACTGTATGCAAGCAGACGTGGAGGGTCTACCCTATTGGCCCAGTCAATTGCAGCTAAGCGTAGTATTAGTATCATCGACCAACCTTTTGATCTGTGGAAGCCCGATACGGAGAGGGGTAAAATCATTACCAGTCATATACCAGCCAAGGCCATGAGCCAGTTTTTTGAACTCAGCCCTGTTGAAAAAAGCCAGGTAAACCATTATTTGAACAGCATCTATCAGCGCAAACTCAATCAGTTAGCAGACCGGCCAAATAGTTCTCAGTTTGTTCTAAAAATTGTAAACGCCCACGGACTTATAGATGAATTGAGCGATATGGTACCAAGCCGGTCTGTGGCTTTAATCAGACATCCCTGTGCGCAGGCAAGTTCTGTAGTAAGAAATAAATGGGGAACCTGCGAAGAGCCTTTTCTTTATTCTACAGATTGGGCAAAAAAATACCTGAGTCCGGCGCAATTGGCTTTTGGGTTAAAAATATCAAAGGAAGGGAGCTATTTTTCCAAGGCAGTACTAAACTGGTGTCTTGAATGGCAATATCCCTTAAAATATGCTGCTTCTGAATATTATCTTATCAGGTATGAAGATTTGATCATATCACCGGAGCCAACGATAAAGAAACTTTTTAATTTTCTTCATTTAAACCATGTTGAAGAAGCCATTTCGGTTTTAAAAAAACCGTCAAACTCATCTTCGTTCAGTACCGAGGCTACCCTGGAAGATATTGAGAAAGGGACAAAAGAAAACTTACTGTCCAACTGGCGGAAATATCTTTCAGATGAAGCCATTATAGAAGCTCAGCAAATTTTAGATATCTTTGAAATTGAATTATATCATACAAAGCATAACCTGCCTCAGTAAGTCTTGGTTTCCATAATACTGCCTACGTACAATAGCATAAGATTTTTAGAAGCAAGACTAAAATCTATCATAAACCAGACATTAACCGGATGGGAGTGCATCGTCATTGATGGATACTCT
Proteins encoded:
- a CDS encoding SDR family NAD(P)-dependent oxidoreductase, with the protein product MKKVVVVTGCNGGIGSASCTKFKSEGWMVIGIDVRKVENQAGLDRFIQADIVDVDQINTLAQSIQKQEGRVDAIVNNAALQVCKPFQETKVEEWDQVINVNMRAPFFLVSALYDLLKENKGAVVNVSSVHAIATSKNILAYAASKGGLTTLTRSLAVECADDGVRVNAVLPGAVDTTMLRDGLKRGHVKGSSEDSLVRALGLKHLIGRVGQPEEIAEAIYYLADSSKSSFITGQCITIDGGATIKLSTE
- a CDS encoding 6-hydroxymethylpterin diphosphokinase MptE-like protein, whose translation is MKLFSPKKEWYVLKDAIQNYRENRYKPLDYYIWKNQYAERLKRFKDIHKGEDCFIIGNGPSLNKIDIEKLNDYYTFGLNKIYLINKNKNLKIDYLASINPYVIEQSIEQFKSMDLEVFLSLQSCIEKELKIESGINYLNIKRGIQFSRDCSTHVGAGHTVTFTAMQLAYYMGFKRVFLVGIDHNFFQTGKPNEEQVLTGDDINHFDNNYFSGQKWQLADLEGSEAAYSLAKYYFNKDEKQIIDATYEGKLTIFPKISYHEALTMANKKLK
- a CDS encoding sulfotransferase: MIEKALFFNFFQKKLTFLLHTIYTLLGRNQKISILLYASRRGGSTLLAQSIAAKRSISIIDQPFDLWKPDTERGKIITSHIPAKAMSQFFELSPVEKSQVNHYLNSIYQRKLNQLADRPNSSQFVLKIVNAHGLIDELSDMVPSRSVALIRHPCAQASSVVRNKWGTCEEPFLYSTDWAKKYLSPAQLAFGLKISKEGSYFSKAVLNWCLEWQYPLKYAASEYYLIRYEDLIISPEPTIKKLFNFLHLNHVEEAISVLKKPSNSSSFSTEATLEDIEKGTKENLLSNWRKYLSDEAIIEAQQILDIFEIELYHTKHNLPQ